One bacterium DNA window includes the following coding sequences:
- a CDS encoding spondin domain-containing protein — MFPIPNRIASALIAFTGFALSACQQAIPSQALAKTPEEVVYKVSFTSQWTAQNFPLEYPPAAIVGGPHFSGLIGASHGQGFQLYQEGKLPSPGLERLSEEGKHDPLNQEIQGAIAKGEAGFLFESGPLRDFSQNVETTLQANDQNPMVSVVAMIAPSPDWFAGARDIPLKEQGQWVQSRQVTLYAYDSGGDEGQTYKAPDMDNQPKKPTHLAKDNPHFLKDGKLVPVATLTFTRQ; from the coding sequence ATGTTTCCCATTCCAAACCGCATCGCTTCAGCCTTGATCGCCTTCACCGGCTTCGCGCTCAGCGCCTGCCAGCAGGCGATCCCCTCGCAAGCCTTGGCCAAGACGCCGGAAGAGGTGGTCTATAAAGTCAGCTTCACCAGCCAATGGACCGCCCAGAACTTCCCGCTGGAATACCCGCCGGCGGCGATCGTCGGCGGCCCCCATTTCTCGGGCCTCATCGGCGCCAGCCACGGCCAGGGTTTCCAGCTCTATCAGGAGGGGAAGCTGCCCAGTCCCGGCCTCGAGCGGCTCTCGGAGGAGGGCAAGCACGACCCGTTGAACCAGGAGATCCAAGGCGCCATCGCCAAGGGCGAGGCCGGCTTCCTCTTCGAGAGCGGACCGCTCCGCGATTTCAGCCAGAACGTCGAGACGACGCTTCAGGCGAACGACCAAAACCCGATGGTTTCGGTGGTGGCCATGATCGCGCCCAGCCCCGATTGGTTCGCCGGCGCCCGGGACATCCCGCTGAAAGAGCAGGGTCAGTGGGTCCAGAGCCGCCAAGTCACTCTTTATGCCTACGATTCGGGCGGCGACGAGGGCCAGACCTACAAGGCGCCGGACATGGATAACCAACCCAAGAAGCCGACTCATTTGGCCAAGGATAACCCCCATTTCCTCAAGGATGGGAAGCTGGTGCCGGTCGCCACCCTGACCTTCACCCGCCAATAA
- a CDS encoding sigma-70 family RNA polymerase sigma factor: MEETLGNFSAGAGNFSRAGASDDEAGFVEALARREEWAFREFLNVYSDKLYRLAFRFLRQGEEAQDVLQEVVKKVLEKIESFRGEAKFSTWIYRVTVNEALMRLRSKRQAATVSWEEILPKYEDGVYIDPNRDWSKLPEARLQESEAREYLKQCIQQLPEDYRAAYLLKDVEELSENEVCSILGLDKSVMKVRVHRARMFLRKKLEERYVD; this comes from the coding sequence ATGGAAGAGACGCTTGGAAATTTTTCAGCGGGGGCCGGTAACTTTTCCCGAGCCGGCGCATCCGACGATGAGGCCGGTTTCGTCGAAGCCTTGGCCCGACGCGAGGAATGGGCTTTCCGGGAGTTCTTGAACGTCTATTCGGACAAGCTCTACCGGCTGGCCTTCCGCTTCCTGCGCCAAGGCGAAGAGGCCCAGGACGTGCTGCAAGAGGTGGTGAAAAAAGTCTTGGAGAAGATCGAGAGCTTTCGCGGCGAGGCCAAATTCTCGACCTGGATCTATCGGGTCACGGTCAACGAGGCCTTGATGCGCCTGCGCTCCAAGCGCCAAGCGGCGACCGTCTCCTGGGAAGAGATCCTGCCGAAGTACGAGGACGGCGTTTACATCGACCCGAACCGCGACTGGTCGAAGCTGCCCGAAGCCCGCTTGCAGGAGAGCGAGGCCCGCGAATATCTCAAGCAATGCATTCAGCAGTTGCCCGAGGATTACCGCGCCGCCTACCTGCTGAAAGACGTCGAGGAGCTCTCGGAAAACGAGGTCTGCTCGATCTTGGGCCTCGACAAGTCGGTGATGAAGGTGCGGGTCCACCGGGCCCGGATGTTTCTGCGAAAAAAGCTCGAGGAGCGCTATGTCGATTAG